One genomic region from Paracoccus pantotrophus encodes:
- a CDS encoding 3-oxoacyl-ACP synthase has protein sequence MIGVLAAGMVTAVGLDWASSAAAMRARLDGFAETRFTAPGGWRIGAPVPLPRNWIGQRRMAHLAAGAVADILRQEPAAAEAALILCLAEEGRPGRPVQDPSVLLRMLSRILDLPERRAHVVAHGRPSGFVGLDRARRMIAAGQAGRVLLLGLDSYLTGPALAHYAGLERLLQDGNADGFIPGEAAAAVLLGPGGALRLTGLGLAREAAFLGNGRGEDGSDLPLRGDGMAAAYRAALAEAETDLAHVEYRISDLPGEQHFFRQAALMTLRLERGRTAFQDLWSPAESLGNIGAAVVPAMLGMALAAVRRGYAPGSPVLVEASGDDGACGAAVLHEARGPARRVSAEDRLATAAMR, from the coding sequence ATGATCGGCGTGCTGGCGGCGGGCATGGTGACGGCGGTGGGGCTCGACTGGGCCTCGTCGGCGGCGGCGATGCGGGCGCGGCTGGACGGGTTCGCCGAGACGCGCTTTACCGCACCCGGCGGCTGGCGCATCGGCGCGCCGGTGCCTTTGCCGCGCAACTGGATCGGCCAGCGGCGCATGGCGCATCTGGCCGCCGGTGCCGTCGCCGACATCCTGCGCCAGGAGCCCGCAGCCGCCGAGGCCGCGCTGATCCTGTGCCTGGCCGAGGAGGGCCGCCCCGGCCGCCCGGTGCAAGACCCCTCGGTGCTGCTGCGCATGCTGTCGCGGATCCTCGACCTGCCCGAGCGGCGGGCGCATGTGGTGGCGCATGGCCGCCCTTCGGGCTTCGTCGGGCTCGATCGGGCGCGGCGCATGATCGCGGCGGGGCAGGCGGGGCGGGTGCTGCTGCTGGGGCTTGACAGCTACCTGACCGGGCCGGCGCTGGCGCATTACGCGGGGCTGGAGCGGCTGCTGCAGGACGGCAATGCCGACGGCTTCATCCCCGGCGAGGCGGCGGCGGCGGTGCTGCTGGGGCCGGGCGGCGCCCTGCGGCTGACCGGGCTGGGCCTGGCGCGCGAGGCGGCCTTCCTGGGCAACGGCCGGGGCGAGGACGGGTCGGACCTGCCCCTGCGCGGCGACGGCATGGCCGCGGCCTATCGCGCCGCCCTGGCCGAGGCCGAGACCGACCTGGCCCATGTCGAATACCGCATCTCGGACCTGCCGGGCGAGCAGCATTTCTTTCGCCAGGCCGCGCTGATGACCCTGCGGCTGGAACGCGGCCGCACCGCCTTTCAGGATCTGTGGAGCCCGGCCGAGAGCCTGGGCAATATCGGCGCGGCGGTGGTGCCGGCCATGCTGGGCATGGCGCTGGCGGCCGTGCGCCGGGGCTATGCGCCGGGCTCGCCGGTGCTGGTCGAGGCCTCGGGCGACGACGGCGCCTGTGGGGCGGCGGTATTGCACGAGGCGCGGGGCCCGGCCCGGCGCGTCTCGGCCGAGGACCGCCTTGCCACGGCGGCGATGCGATGA
- a CDS encoding DUF4150 domain-containing protein, whose protein sequence is MSGVFANGLEISGKAVNAQTIAAFPDTCFTPPENPATPPGVPVPYPSFGMASDTENGTGTVFICGKTVNIKNKSDVSRTSGTEAGCAAKKGIITSKNTGKKYFTSWSNDVKFDGEPVIRFSDLATHNHASPGGQTPPWAEICKFSPNRLDCETVLADFKLHRHGDKDCPEGHESEHFVQNEYLQWSRGKTTATHFENYNMEDAPCICMQAYQKGPGGKFKSGTGSKEGSPHHAKTLQCNDAIRKRTQTPSLSESIDDCTQAVVDNDPRAKGKTDKEKKNIMECLRAAFMEYLDRAVKEKDPGNSAKKAVKDPIAWEVSPDPQQMWLRV, encoded by the coding sequence ATGAGCGGGGTTTTCGCCAACGGGCTGGAGATCAGCGGCAAGGCGGTCAACGCCCAGACCATCGCCGCCTTTCCCGACACCTGCTTCACCCCGCCCGAGAACCCGGCGACGCCGCCGGGCGTGCCAGTGCCCTATCCCAGCTTCGGCATGGCTTCGGACACGGAGAACGGCACCGGGACGGTGTTCATCTGCGGCAAGACGGTGAACATCAAGAACAAGTCCGACGTCAGCCGCACCTCGGGGACCGAGGCGGGCTGCGCGGCGAAAAAGGGCATCATCACCTCGAAGAACACCGGCAAGAAATATTTCACCTCATGGTCGAACGACGTGAAATTCGACGGCGAGCCGGTGATCCGCTTTTCCGACCTTGCCACGCATAACCACGCCTCGCCGGGCGGGCAGACGCCGCCCTGGGCCGAGATCTGCAAGTTTTCGCCCAACCGGCTCGACTGCGAGACCGTGCTGGCGGATTTCAAGCTGCATCGCCACGGCGACAAGGATTGCCCCGAGGGCCACGAATCCGAACATTTCGTGCAGAACGAATACCTGCAATGGAGCCGGGGCAAGACCACCGCAACCCATTTCGAGAACTACAACATGGAGGATGCCCCCTGCATCTGCATGCAGGCCTATCAGAAAGGCCCCGGCGGCAAGTTCAAGTCCGGCACGGGCAGCAAGGAAGGCTCGCCCCACCATGCCAAGACGCTTCAATGCAACGACGCGATCCGAAAGCGCACGCAGACGCCCAGCCTCAGCGAATCCATCGACGATTGCACCCAGGCGGTCGTGGACAACGACCCCCGCGCCAAGGGCAAGACGGACAAGGAAAAGAAAAACATCATGGAATGCCTGCGCGCGGCCTTCATGGAATACCTGGACCGCGCCGTGAAGGAAAAAGACCCAGGCAATTCGGCGAAAAAGGCCGTCAAGGATCCGATCGCCTGGGAAGTCAGCCCAGATCCCCAGCAAATGTGGTTACGCGTATGA